The Dokdonia sp. 4H-3-7-5 genomic interval ACATCAAATGGCTTAATCACTTAAATGACCAACTCGCGCAATTTGATACTGAGTATTTTGACACCCCAGGTAAAAAAGCAATCAATCGCATCAATAACAATTTGATGTTTCATCCTAACAAACCTATTTACAAAAATCACATAGGTGCCGGACTAGACCAGAAAACAAAACAAGGAGATTTTTATATTGAAATAGGTCTCAGTCAGAATTTACTAGCAGGAGGTTTTTGGAGGCCTAAAAAAGAGATATTACAAAGTATACGCGAAGCCATAGATTATAATGGTGAGGAGTTAAAAGCTATTATTAACAAACCTAGTTTTATAAAAACCTTTGGTGGTTTATGGGAGGACGATAAACTTAAAACAGCTCCAAAAGGATTTTCAAAAGAGCACCCACACATAGATTTATTAAGAAATAAAACGTTTGCAGTAGAAGTGACACTCTCACAAGAACAAGTACTAGCAGATG includes:
- a CDS encoding DUF2461 domain-containing protein codes for the protein MDFRDTYNFLEQLQQNNSKEWMDTHRNEYHHIRDNHIKWLNHLNDQLAQFDTEYFDTPGKKAINRINNNLMFHPNKPIYKNHIGAGLDQKTKQGDFYIEIGLSQNLLAGGFWRPKKEILQSIREAIDYNGEELKAIINKPSFIKTFGGLWEDDKLKTAPKGFSKEHPHIDLLRNKTFAVEVTLSQEQVLADDFEKRIITVYKEMLPFRRYLREAVSIVT